Proteins encoded within one genomic window of Armatimonadota bacterium:
- a CDS encoding helical backbone metal receptor has translation MTRLLAVALACACAAGCAPKPGPRPAVQSTAVPGRIVSIAPSVTEMLFAVGAGSRVVATDDYSNYPAEAAALPRVGGMALNYERIVALKPDLVIGVSDLQGASLDRLGKLGIRTLRLDTTSYAKTVSAIRTVGGATGYAIGAERVAGRMEDALRAARRPGIRRFHRILVVVEASPKLFVAGKGTFFDGMLESVGVANAAETAGFQMISLEGLIALKPDLVVTTTAADTATVSGLLSRAHLKTPVVTAPQDSFVRPGPRLADGLAWLSKAVREPVASR, from the coding sequence ATGACCCGTCTGCTCGCGGTGGCGCTCGCGTGCGCCTGCGCAGCGGGCTGCGCGCCGAAACCCGGTCCGCGACCGGCCGTCCAATCGACCGCGGTTCCGGGGCGGATCGTTTCCATCGCTCCGAGCGTCACCGAGATGCTCTTCGCCGTCGGCGCGGGGTCCAGGGTCGTCGCCACCGATGATTACTCGAACTACCCCGCGGAAGCCGCGGCGCTGCCGCGCGTAGGCGGGATGGCCCTCAATTATGAACGGATCGTTGCGCTGAAGCCGGACCTCGTGATCGGTGTGTCCGACCTCCAGGGCGCATCGCTCGACCGGCTCGGCAAACTCGGCATCCGCACCCTTCGGCTGGACACCACATCCTACGCGAAGACGGTCAGCGCGATCCGCACAGTGGGCGGCGCCACCGGCTACGCAATCGGCGCCGAGCGAGTGGCCGGACGGATGGAGGACGCGCTACGCGCGGCCCGGCGCCCAGGCATCAGGAGATTCCACCGCATCCTGGTGGTGGTCGAGGCGTCTCCCAAGCTCTTCGTGGCTGGGAAAGGGACGTTCTTCGACGGGATGCTGGAGAGCGTCGGGGTGGCGAACGCCGCCGAGACGGCAGGATTCCAGATGATCTCGCTGGAGGGGCTCATCGCGTTGAAGCCGGACCTGGTGGTCACCACCACCGCGGCGGATACCGCCACCGTTTCCGGGCTCCTTTCGCGCGCGCATCTGAAGACGCCCGTCGTGACCGCTCCGCAGGACTCGTTCGTGCGCCCGGGGCCGCGCCTCGCGGATGGCCTGGCCTGGCTTTCGAAGGCGGTGCGTGAGCCGGTGGCGTCGCGATGA
- a CDS encoding iron ABC transporter permease yields the protein MRRVYLVFCGLVPAVLVAVVAGTSIGAAPIPISHVLDLLLSSHARAADPAGAQILLELRLPRVLAAILAGASLSVSGCGLQALLRNPLADPYVLGVSAGASLGAAIVIAAGVTMALSGLAVPGAAILGAVLATALVFGAAQSRGALPGTVLLLAGVVTASVLGSLVSIVLFASAGSDRMQQIVLWTMGGFGEADWPRVLAVLPITLAGSLLLWALGRDINLLSFGEDPARYLGANVENLKRGILIVCAVLTGGAVALGGVIGFVGLIVPHACRKIVGPNHRVLLPASFLAGGAFLALADLVARTFYAPTELPVGLLTGLIGGPFFLALMRSARGGK from the coding sequence ATGAGGCGGGTCTACCTGGTTTTTTGCGGACTTGTTCCGGCCGTCCTCGTCGCCGTTGTCGCCGGCACATCCATTGGCGCCGCTCCGATCCCCATATCCCACGTTTTAGATTTGCTGCTGTCCTCTCACGCGCGCGCCGCGGACCCGGCCGGCGCCCAGATACTCCTCGAACTGCGCTTGCCGAGGGTGCTGGCGGCCATATTGGCGGGCGCCAGTCTCAGCGTTTCGGGGTGCGGCCTCCAGGCGCTCCTGCGCAACCCGCTCGCCGACCCGTACGTCCTCGGCGTGTCCGCGGGCGCATCCCTGGGTGCGGCCATCGTCATCGCCGCGGGGGTGACCATGGCGCTCTCCGGACTGGCCGTGCCGGGCGCGGCCATCCTGGGAGCGGTGCTGGCAACGGCGCTCGTGTTCGGGGCCGCCCAGTCCCGCGGGGCACTGCCCGGCACGGTGCTGCTTCTTGCCGGTGTTGTAACGGCGTCGGTACTCGGTTCGCTGGTGTCCATCGTGCTGTTCGCTTCCGCCGGAAGCGACCGGATGCAGCAGATCGTGCTGTGGACGATGGGAGGCTTCGGCGAGGCGGATTGGCCGCGCGTTCTGGCCGTCCTGCCCATCACGCTCGCGGGCTCCCTGCTGCTCTGGGCGCTGGGGCGGGACATCAACCTGCTTTCGTTCGGGGAAGATCCCGCGCGGTATCTTGGCGCCAATGTGGAGAATCTGAAGCGGGGGATTCTCATCGTTTGCGCGGTGCTGACGGGCGGCGCCGTGGCGCTTGGGGGCGTGATCGGATTCGTCGGCCTGATCGTGCCGCACGCCTGCCGCAAGATCGTGGGGCCGAATCATCGCGTCCTGCTTCCGGCGTCGTTCCTCGCGGGCGGCGCGTTTCTTGCCCTGGCCGATCTTGTGGCGCGCACATTTTACGCGCCGACCGAACTACCGGTCGGGCTTCTGACCGGCCTTATCGGGGGCCCGTTCTTCCTGGCTCTGATGCGCAGTGCGCGGGGCGGCAAGTAG
- a CDS encoding ABC transporter ATP-binding protein has protein sequence MATLRIRQAAVTFASVPALDDVTLEVERGEWLALIGPNGAGKTTLLRAIAAAIPLDSGVVMLGDDDVALLKPRARARRMAVVPQEHTSVRGWTVEQIVAQGRAPHLGAWRSEGHADLEAIAQALRDTDTAALAEREVDTLSGGERQRVYLARALAQMPVILLLDEPTAFLDLQYQWEMLELVQRVRLERGITVVSVLHDLNLAAAFAGRIALLKGGRILSMGTPEAVLTEDTIRRGYNRRVSISRHPATGRPIVISWPSEHTPIRHSRVHVVSGGGSGAALIRRLVADGHTVTAGALNVGDTDWEAARALGVETAEEAPFSPLSRTSLDRAEALIREADAVLVAPMPIGPGNLDNLRLAKEAAERGQRVLLVGQLDVSRDFTGGKAVSLWDAAVRVGAEEVPDSARATSILADTGAGMQKGPRS, from the coding sequence ATGGCAACCCTTCGCATCCGGCAGGCGGCCGTTACATTCGCCTCGGTCCCCGCGCTTGATGACGTCACGCTGGAGGTCGAGCGAGGGGAGTGGCTGGCGCTGATCGGTCCGAATGGCGCCGGCAAGACGACCCTTCTCCGCGCCATCGCGGCCGCCATACCGCTGGATTCCGGGGTGGTGATGCTGGGTGATGACGATGTGGCGCTCTTGAAACCGCGCGCGCGGGCCCGTCGCATGGCCGTTGTGCCGCAAGAGCATACGAGCGTTAGGGGTTGGACCGTCGAGCAAATCGTCGCTCAGGGCAGGGCGCCACACCTGGGCGCCTGGCGGTCGGAGGGGCACGCGGACCTGGAAGCGATCGCGCAGGCGCTTCGCGATACGGATACCGCGGCGCTGGCGGAGCGAGAGGTGGACACGCTGTCCGGGGGGGAGCGGCAGAGGGTGTATTTGGCCCGCGCGCTGGCGCAGATGCCGGTGATCCTCCTCCTGGACGAGCCGACCGCGTTTCTCGATCTCCAGTACCAGTGGGAGATGCTGGAACTGGTCCAGCGGGTGCGCCTGGAGCGCGGGATCACGGTGGTATCCGTTCTGCACGACCTCAATCTGGCGGCGGCGTTTGCGGGCCGCATCGCCCTGTTGAAGGGCGGCCGCATCCTGTCCATGGGGACGCCGGAAGCGGTGCTGACCGAAGACACCATCCGCCGGGGTTACAATCGACGGGTGTCGATCAGCCGCCACCCGGCAACCGGACGGCCGATTGTGATCTCGTGGCCCAGTGAGCACACCCCGATCCGGCATTCGCGGGTCCACGTGGTCAGCGGGGGAGGTTCCGGAGCAGCCCTCATCCGCCGCCTGGTGGCGGACGGCCACACGGTCACCGCGGGCGCATTGAACGTCGGCGATACCGATTGGGAGGCGGCGCGGGCGCTGGGCGTTGAGACGGCTGAAGAGGCGCCGTTCTCTCCGCTATCCCGGACATCGCTGGATCGCGCGGAGGCGCTCATCCGGGAGGCCGACGCCGTGTTGGTTGCGCCGATGCCGATCGGGCCCGGAAACCTTGACAACCTTCGCCTCGCCAAAGAGGCCGCGGAGCGCGGCCAGCGGGTTCTGCTGGTGGGCCAGTTGGACGTCAGCCGCGATTTCACCGGCGGGAAGGCCGTGAGCCTTTGGGACGCAGCCGTCCGGGTTGGCGCGGAAGAGGTGCCGGATTCGGCCCGGGCCACGAGCATCCTTGCCGACACCGGCGCCGGGATGCAGAAAGGGCCCCGCTCTTGA